In Deferribacteraceae bacterium V6Fe1, one genomic interval encodes:
- the fliQ gene encoding flagellar biosynthesis protein FliQ has protein sequence MSPDFVVSITTKALEISLLVAAPMLLFGLAAGLIISIFQAVTQIQEMTLTFIPKILAVVAGLIIFFPWMMDMVINFTVNLFMNLNQYIGK, from the coding sequence ATGTCTCCTGATTTTGTAGTAAGTATTACGACCAAGGCCCTTGAGATTTCACTGCTTGTAGCTGCTCCTATGCTTTTGTTTGGACTTGCTGCCGGTCTTATAATAAGTATCTTTCAGGCAGTAACTCAGATACAGGAGATGACGCTGACTTTTATCCCCAAAATTTTAGCGGTTGTTGCAGGTCTTATTATATTTTTCCCATGGATGATGGATATGGTTATAAATTTTACCGTTAATCTTTTTATGAACTTAAATCAGTATATCGGGAAATAA
- the fliP gene encoding flagellar type III secretion system pore protein FliP (The bacterial flagellar biogenesis protein FliP forms a type III secretion system (T3SS)-type pore required for flagellar assembly.), whose translation MVFFLLFCLPIFALAADSIPLPTINIGVGQAQSPQDVSVTLQIIFLLTILSLAPAILILLTSFTRIIIVFSFLRNAMGTQQMPPNQVLVGLALFLTFFIMSPVFTEINEKALAPYLNNKVNFTTALAEAKKPLRKFLLSNTRKKDVLMFLEISKYERPKTADDIPDLVLVPAFVVSEIQTAFEMGFLLFLPFLIIDFVVASVLLSMGMMMLPPVMISLPFKILLFVLVDGWSLIIGSIIKSFM comes from the coding sequence ATAGTATTTTTTCTTCTTTTCTGTTTACCTATTTTTGCCTTGGCTGCTGATTCTATACCTTTGCCTACAATCAATATAGGTGTAGGGCAGGCTCAATCACCTCAAGACGTATCTGTAACTTTACAAATAATTTTTTTACTAACTATTCTTTCACTTGCTCCTGCTATTCTAATTTTGCTTACATCTTTTACAAGAATTATAATTGTATTTTCCTTTCTAAGGAATGCAATGGGGACACAGCAAATGCCTCCAAATCAAGTATTGGTTGGCCTTGCTCTCTTTTTGACATTTTTTATAATGTCACCTGTATTTACTGAAATTAATGAAAAGGCACTTGCTCCTTATTTAAATAATAAGGTTAACTTTACAACCGCTTTGGCGGAGGCTAAGAAGCCTTTGCGGAAATTTCTTTTGTCAAATACAAGAAAGAAAGATGTCCTAATGTTTTTGGAGATTTCAAAATATGAAAGGCCGAAGACCGCTGATGATATCCCTGACCTTGTATTAGTTCCCGCTTTTGTGGTAAGTGAGATACAGACTGCATTTGAGATGGGTTTTTTACTATTTTTGCCGTTTTTAATAATAGATTTTGTAGTGGCCAGTGTTTTATTGTCTATGGGGATGATGATGTTGCCACCTGTTATGATTTCTTTGCCATTTAAAATTTTGCTTTTTGTCCTTGTTGATGGGTGGTCTTTGATAATCGGTTCAATAATAAAGAGCTTTATGTAA
- a CDS encoding OmpA family protein, with the protein MADKKCPECKAGAPEWMVTFSDMTTLLLTFFVLLLSMASLDQKKIKEALGSLQGALGVLEAGQKSEMGKEEILSRMDFVSKAKQTESRLLSGVRNYIEQANLSSTISVVKTEKGISVRIMDSILFGPGDADLQDAAKPILEKLAGVIKDSPYNIMVEGHTDDIPISTPRFPSNWELSTARAVSVAKYFISVGVKPDILSVAGYAQYHPVVPNITPENRAKNRRVEINFVSPELAEANKNIFEDTESGGL; encoded by the coding sequence ATGGCTGATAAAAAATGTCCTGAATGTAAAGCCGGTGCTCCGGAGTGGATGGTTACCTTTTCCGATATGACTACGTTGCTTTTGACATTTTTTGTTTTACTTCTTTCTATGGCTTCTCTTGACCAAAAGAAGATAAAAGAGGCTTTGGGTTCTTTGCAGGGCGCTTTGGGAGTCCTTGAAGCTGGACAAAAATCTGAGATGGGTAAAGAAGAAATTTTGTCAAGGATGGACTTTGTTTCCAAAGCAAAACAAACAGAAAGTAGATTATTAAGCGGAGTTAGAAATTATATAGAGCAGGCAAATTTGTCTTCGACTATTTCTGTTGTCAAAACAGAAAAAGGGATTTCAGTCAGGATAATGGATTCTATACTATTTGGTCCTGGTGATGCAGATTTGCAGGATGCTGCAAAACCTATTTTGGAAAAGTTGGCAGGTGTAATAAAAGATTCTCCTTACAATATAATGGTTGAAGGGCATACGGATGATATCCCTATATCAACTCCACGCTTTCCCTCAAATTGGGAGCTTTCTACAGCAAGGGCAGTAAGCGTGGCAAAATATTTTATATCTGTCGGGGTAAAGCCTGATATCTTATCTGTGGCAGGTTATGCACAGTATCATCCGGTTGTGCCTAATATCACTCCTGAGAATAGAGCTAAAAATAGAAGAGTTGAAATAAATTTTGTAAGCCCTGAGCTTGCTGAAGCAAATAAAAATATTTTTGAAGATACAGAATCCGGAGGGTTATAA
- a CDS encoding FliM/FliN family flagellar motor switch protein, with protein sequence MIDLENVLNRYGNVLLNVDVELGRKLVSIGEMLSWENGTIIKLSKTSGESVDFLVNKKPVAVGEVMVIDEKFAIRITDVLTKAILFELSKDGLYD encoded by the coding sequence ATGATAGATCTGGAAAATGTTTTAAACAGATACGGAAACGTCTTACTTAATGTTGATGTGGAATTGGGTAGAAAGTTGGTAAGTATTGGTGAAATGTTAAGTTGGGAAAACGGGACGATAATCAAATTATCCAAGACCTCCGGTGAATCTGTTGACTTTTTGGTAAATAAAAAACCTGTAGCCGTTGGAGAAGTAATGGTCATCGATGAAAAGTTTGCTATCAGGATAACTGATGTTTTGACAAAAGCAATACTTTTTGAATTAAGTAAAGATGGGTTGTATGATTAA
- a CDS encoding MotA/TolQ/ExbB proton channel family protein, giving the protein MDIATLIGIILAYILVFAALLMGPGVGVYIDIPSVLIVIGGTAGIILMSWPLNKVLNVMTIVMKTFLFKLESPADLIGKLVDFSQRARRDGILALESAEDEINDEFLKKGIRLAVDGTEPEVIRTILETDLSYMQERHKEGAAILTSMSTFAPAMGMIGTLIGLVAMLQTMSDPSSIGPAMAVALLTTFYGAIIANLFAAPLAEKLKTRSAEETMLREIMIAGIMAIQAGDNPRIVEQKLNAYLPPKLRVSQFDK; this is encoded by the coding sequence ATGGATATTGCTACGCTGATAGGTATTATTCTTGCATATATTCTTGTTTTTGCTGCTCTTTTAATGGGCCCCGGTGTAGGGGTTTATATTGATATCCCTTCAGTGCTTATCGTAATTGGGGGTACGGCTGGTATCATTCTGATGAGTTGGCCTCTTAATAAGGTTTTGAATGTTATGACAATCGTTATGAAAACTTTTCTGTTTAAACTGGAAAGTCCGGCTGATTTGATTGGAAAATTAGTGGATTTTTCTCAACGGGCAAGAAGGGATGGTATTTTAGCCCTTGAATCAGCTGAAGATGAGATTAATGATGAATTTTTAAAAAAGGGGATAAGGCTTGCAGTTGACGGCACTGAGCCTGAGGTTATTAGAACAATTCTTGAGACTGACCTTTCATATATGCAAGAGAGACACAAAGAGGGTGCGGCAATTTTAACGAGTATGTCAACTTTTGCTCCGGCTATGGGGATGATTGGTACGTTAATCGGTTTGGTTGCAATGTTACAGACAATGAGTGATCCAAGCTCAATTGGTCCTGCGATGGCTGTTGCACTTTTGACAACATTTTATGGTGCTATTATTGCAAACCTTTTTGCAGCACCTCTGGCTGAGAAGTTAAAAACCAGATCAGCTGAGGAGACTATGTTAAGAGAGATTATGATAGCAGGTATTATGGCTATTCAGGCAGGAGATAACCCAAGGATAGTTGAACAGAAATTAAATGCATACTTACCGCCAAAATTAAGGGTATCACAGTTTGATAAATAA
- a CDS encoding flagellar biosynthetic protein FliO → MGCMIKKVILFLLFSVFAFTSQYKLDLSDDHIKLVIPANSNLFVSDSLQENVYSLVLKGNISVNEDIWGYNISKITSQYDGKNTKLDFYFEKKGLKPEIEYKDGKMEIDFIFSSVPTKEKSVYLRMFLGILIILVLILVLYWFLKLMLKRNISSDIPGIGRLLGKVDIMPGKTLAFYELLNTIYLVGITTDNITLLDKIEDEIVCDRIKEGFSRKKDFSSYLKFFGKEIDSTEIDMTQEIIKEKVEKLKRK, encoded by the coding sequence ATGGGTTGTATGATTAAAAAGGTAATACTTTTTTTACTTTTTTCAGTTTTTGCTTTTACTTCACAATATAAGCTTGACCTTAGTGATGACCATATAAAGCTTGTTATTCCTGCAAACTCTAACTTATTTGTGTCTGATTCTTTGCAAGAAAATGTATATTCTCTTGTACTAAAAGGGAATATTTCTGTGAATGAGGATATTTGGGGGTATAACATATCAAAAATCACTTCTCAGTATGACGGGAAAAATACAAAATTGGATTTTTATTTTGAAAAAAAAGGGTTAAAGCCAGAAATAGAATATAAAGACGGAAAAATGGAAATTGATTTTATATTTTCAAGTGTGCCAACTAAAGAAAAAAGTGTATACTTGAGAATGTTTTTAGGCATACTGATAATTCTTGTCTTGATTCTGGTACTTTATTGGTTTTTAAAGCTTATGCTAAAAAGAAATATCTCTTCTGATATACCTGGGATAGGTAGGCTACTTGGAAAAGTGGATATTATGCCTGGCAAAACGCTTGCGTTTTATGAGTTACTTAATACTATTTATCTTGTTGGTATTACTACTGATAATATTACTTTGTTAGATAAAATTGAGGATGAAATAGTGTGTGATAGGATAAAGGAAGGATTTTCAAGAAAAAAAGACTTCTCAAGTTATTTAAAGTTTTTTGGAAAAGAGATAGATAGCACTGAAATTGATATGACGCAAGAAATTATTAAAGAGAAGGTGGAAAAATTAAAAAGAAAATAG
- a CDS encoding flagellar basal body-associated FliL family protein produces the protein MAEEKEVTEQEQPKKKSKFKLILIILIVLVLAGGGAAAYFLIFAKKPADTNAEQIAAGTAPKKPKADASTIGPLYSFDSFIVNLADPGGTRYLKVSMQAELDSDKLADEIEKRKPQIRDIILTVLSSKTYAEVSTAQGKLALKQEIMRRINLTLTSGAIRSIYFTEFVSQ, from the coding sequence ATGGCAGAAGAAAAAGAAGTTACTGAACAGGAACAGCCGAAAAAGAAATCTAAGTTTAAGCTAATATTAATTATTTTAATTGTTTTGGTACTTGCAGGTGGTGGAGCAGCTGCTTATTTTTTAATTTTTGCTAAAAAGCCTGCTGATACAAATGCAGAGCAAATTGCTGCAGGCACTGCACCTAAAAAACCAAAAGCTGATGCTTCTACGATCGGTCCATTGTACTCTTTTGATAGCTTTATTGTTAATTTGGCTGACCCGGGTGGTACAAGATATCTGAAGGTTAGTATGCAAGCGGAGCTTGATTCAGATAAATTGGCTGATGAGATAGAAAAAAGAAAGCCTCAAATAAGAGATATAATATTAACAGTACTCTCTTCGAAAACCTACGCGGAAGTCAGCACAGCGCAGGGGAAGTTGGCCTTAAAGCAGGAGATAATGAGAAGAATAAATTTAACTTTGACCAGTGGAGCAATAAGAAGTATATATTTTACAGAATTTGTTTCACAATAG